In a genomic window of Nostoc sp. UHCC 0870:
- a CDS encoding GUN4 domain-containing protein gives MLTKQQRQLITYEAISIYERTYQLPVLKNNGVKTVQKKIRERQTLIKEGVRYHYQFGGIIKRKKAISQGEIFAEIQLFIKDYSHIIDFLENYKDSYHQFLLTLTDDLKNLFKQKYLEIKTLEDERRKLELKNHENLKILDGLKWEQQENFKAVLLLSNAYFLMLEKISLIGEGIKKLAEDTKNQKEIVQKIVKDLEVSQEIYEYQKKAYKIRQEIAKIAHTAINFDNYLQEYFSPFQSLIDEVVKVDEYFYATVSDIKNLGDNILKYQSNLFNLEETEDISETFLDFMVTSYEKKSRLKDAFTQSQLLDWQIHNFDLSENVIFLDQGIDLISNYISKQLTDQRKVLDIAEVNFVTAPISAVEETELMGLTNKNGTLTKEFPSNKDIDYTQLRDLLVQHQWKEADIETTKLMLKIMNKNYWNDVYQEDIENFSCQDIHTIDHLWEHYSYGYFGFNIQQTIWSEMGGQVDYETEKRLGDRLGWRKEGNWLDYEQLTFQLSPMTPMGHLPAKWLHYDQDSVDLSPKSSTENLSMGAWRVKSWLVWQMHLFFSRVKSCH, from the coding sequence ATGCTAACTAAACAGCAAAGACAACTAATTACTTACGAAGCTATTTCAATTTACGAACGAACCTATCAATTACCCGTCCTCAAAAATAATGGTGTAAAAACAGTTCAAAAAAAAATTAGAGAACGTCAAACCCTAATTAAAGAAGGTGTTCGATATCATTATCAGTTTGGCGGGATAATTAAGCGAAAAAAAGCAATTAGTCAGGGAGAAATTTTTGCTGAAATCCAATTATTCATTAAGGACTACAGCCATATTATTGATTTTCTAGAAAATTATAAGGATAGTTACCATCAGTTTTTGTTAACCCTAACTGACGATTTAAAAAACTTATTCAAACAAAAATATTTAGAAATAAAAACTTTAGAAGATGAAAGAAGAAAATTAGAGCTTAAAAATCATGAAAATCTCAAAATTCTTGATGGGCTAAAATGGGAACAACAAGAAAATTTTAAAGCAGTTTTGCTGTTGAGTAATGCTTATTTTTTAATGTTAGAAAAAATCAGCTTGATTGGTGAAGGAATTAAAAAACTTGCAGAAGATACCAAAAATCAAAAAGAAATTGTTCAGAAAATAGTTAAAGATTTAGAAGTATCCCAAGAAATTTATGAATATCAAAAAAAAGCTTATAAAATTCGTCAAGAAATAGCAAAAATTGCCCATACTGCCATCAATTTTGATAATTATTTACAAGAATACTTTAGTCCCTTTCAATCTTTAATAGATGAAGTCGTAAAAGTAGATGAATATTTTTACGCAACTGTCAGTGATATTAAAAACCTAGGGGATAATATTTTAAAGTATCAGTCAAATTTATTTAACCTTGAAGAAACTGAGGATATTTCTGAAACCTTTCTCGATTTCATGGTGACAAGTTATGAAAAAAAATCCAGATTAAAAGATGCTTTTACTCAATCTCAATTATTAGATTGGCAAATCCATAATTTTGATTTGAGCGAAAATGTCATTTTTTTAGACCAAGGTATTGATTTAATATCAAACTATATATCCAAGCAACTCACCGATCAAAGAAAAGTGCTAGACATAGCAGAAGTAAATTTTGTTACAGCACCTATATCTGCTGTTGAAGAAACAGAATTGATGGGATTGACTAATAAAAATGGTACGTTGACAAAAGAATTTCCCAGCAATAAAGATATTGATTATACCCAATTGCGGGATCTTCTCGTGCAGCATCAGTGGAAAGAAGCCGATATTGAAACCACTAAATTAATGCTAAAAATCATGAACAAGAATTATTGGAATGACGTTTATCAGGAAGATATTGAAAACTTTTCTTGTCAAGATATCCATACCATTGATCACCTTTGGGAACACTATAGTTATGGCTATTTCGGCTTCAATATTCAGCAAACTATCTGGAGCGAAATGGGTGGTCAAGTAGATTATGAAACAGAAAAAAGATTGGGCGATCGCCTTGGTTGGCGAAAAGAGGGAAACTGGTTAGACTATGAGCAACTAACTTTTCAATTGTCCCCTATGACACCGATGGGACACCTACCAGCAAAATGGTTACACTATGACCAAGATAGCGTTGACTTATCCCCGAAATCATCTACAGAAAACCTTTCTATGGGAGCTTGGAGGGTAAAGTCTTGGTTAGTTTGGCAAATGCACTTATTCTTTTCTCGTGTAAAAAGTTGTCATTAA
- a CDS encoding ABC transporter ATP-binding protein/permease — MQATTFSNQSSKKDSAPSTNQFWQNVRAIAGPYWYPTEANGRAFSDVLRSWAMLIILILLIVALVGVTVFNSFVTRYLLDVITEEKDLKKFIDTLFLYGAALVAVTLLVGVSQFVRKQIALDWYQWLNSQILSKYLSNRAYYKINFKSDVNNPDQQISQELEPLTSNALRFSATFLEKVLEMATFLIILWALSQFVTIVLVAYTIVGNLIAVYLAQQLNKIKQEELELAADHTYSLTHVRNHAESIAFFQGEDQELNIIQRRFNKIIQNTKRKINWERSQDIFNRGYQAVIQIFPFIVFGPLQIQGQIDFGEIAQASIACNLFANAIAELIREFASSGRVSSYIERLVELSEALEGVTKVPEKVSTIKTVEEKRLAFENVTLQTPNYEQLIVENLSLSVQPGEGLLIVGPSGRGKSSLLRAIAGLWNAGTGRLVRPPLEEVLFLPQRPYIILGTLREQLLYPHKDRKMSDRQLEAILQEVNLQNLLSRIDGFDKEVPWENILSLGEQQRLAFARLLVTRPSFTILDEATSALDLHNEENLYQQLQETKTTFISVGHRESLFNYHQWVLELSQDSSWQLVTVQDYRLQKEQAIVINYPENLEIKIDVLPNNEFPNPPEIAIEIATIVGLSHKEMQTLTDSSINTIRSKASLGKSVTAKDGFTYRYDKDPKVLKWVRA; from the coding sequence ATGCAAGCTACCACTTTTAGTAATCAATCCTCAAAAAAAGATTCTGCTCCATCTACTAATCAATTTTGGCAGAATGTGAGAGCGATCGCTGGGCCTTATTGGTATCCCACAGAGGCAAACGGAAGAGCATTTTCCGATGTCCTTCGGTCATGGGCAATGCTGATTATCCTGATATTATTAATCGTCGCACTTGTTGGTGTAACTGTTTTTAATAGCTTCGTTACCCGCTATTTACTTGATGTCATTACTGAAGAAAAAGATTTAAAGAAATTTATTGATACATTATTCCTTTACGGTGCTGCCCTGGTTGCAGTCACACTTTTAGTAGGAGTTTCTCAATTTGTCAGAAAACAAATCGCTCTTGATTGGTATCAATGGCTTAATAGCCAGATTTTATCAAAATATTTAAGTAATCGTGCTTATTATAAAATAAACTTTAAATCCGACGTTAATAATCCAGATCAGCAAATATCTCAAGAACTCGAACCTTTAACCAGTAATGCTCTGAGATTTTCAGCGACTTTTCTAGAAAAAGTTCTAGAAATGGCAACTTTTTTAATAATTCTTTGGGCTCTTTCCCAATTCGTGACAATTGTATTGGTGGCTTATACCATAGTCGGCAATTTAATTGCTGTTTACTTGGCTCAACAATTAAATAAGATTAAACAAGAGGAACTCGAATTAGCAGCCGACCATACTTATAGCCTAACTCATGTTCGTAATCATGCTGAATCTATAGCTTTTTTTCAGGGAGAAGACCAAGAATTAAATATAATTCAGCGCAGATTTAATAAAATTATTCAAAATACTAAACGCAAGATTAATTGGGAGAGAAGTCAGGATATTTTTAATCGAGGATATCAGGCTGTTATCCAAATATTTCCATTTATAGTATTCGGCCCGTTACAAATTCAAGGACAGATTGATTTTGGAGAAATTGCCCAAGCTAGTATAGCTTGTAATCTTTTTGCCAATGCTATAGCCGAATTAATCAGAGAATTTGCGAGTTCAGGAAGAGTTTCTAGTTATATTGAGCGTTTAGTTGAACTCTCGGAGGCCTTAGAAGGTGTCACCAAAGTACCAGAAAAAGTCAGTACCATTAAAACAGTAGAAGAAAAACGGTTGGCTTTCGAGAATGTCACTTTACAAACACCCAACTATGAACAGCTGATCGTCGAAAATTTGTCCTTGAGTGTTCAACCTGGAGAGGGGTTATTAATTGTTGGGCCTAGTGGTAGAGGTAAAAGTTCTCTGTTGAGAGCGATCGCTGGTTTGTGGAACGCCGGAACAGGTCGTCTGGTGAGACCGCCCCTAGAAGAAGTCTTATTCTTACCCCAGCGTCCTTACATAATTTTGGGAACTCTGCGCGAACAGTTACTCTATCCCCATAAAGACCGCAAAATGAGCGATCGCCAACTCGAAGCAATTTTACAAGAAGTTAATCTGCAAAACTTACTTAGTCGCATCGATGGCTTTGATAAAGAAGTTCCTTGGGAAAATATCCTCTCGTTGGGAGAACAACAACGTCTTGCATTCGCACGCCTATTAGTAACTCGTCCTAGCTTCACTATCTTAGATGAAGCAACAAGTGCTTTAGATTTGCATAATGAAGAAAATTTATATCAACAGTTACAAGAAACAAAAACAACATTTATCAGTGTTGGACATCGGGAAAGCCTATTTAATTATCATCAATGGGTTTTGGAACTATCACAAGATTCTAGTTGGCAACTTGTGACTGTGCAGGATTATCGGCTGCAAAAAGAACAAGCAATTGTCATTAATTACCCAGAAAATTTAGAAATTAAAATAGATGTTTTACCTAATAATGAATTCCCAAATCCACCAGAAATCGCGATAGAAATAGCGACCATCGTAGGACTTTCTCATAAGGAAATGCAAACATTAACAGACTCTAGTATTAACACTATCAGAAGCAAGGCTAGCCTTGGGAAGTCCGTTACTGCTAAGGATGGCTTTACCTACCGTTATGACAAAGACCCGAAGGTTTTGAAATGGGTAAGGGCTTAA
- a CDS encoding 2-isopropylmalate synthase, whose translation MQTLPIKIFDETLRDGEQQVGIFFSYPTKQKLAHLITQTGVDGLGIMPCVCEQEAELVKSLVSEGWDGLITADTMMGKEYIDHAKNCGVKRIILFHAVSDRLLFLRDPQIRLMSEYQGKTIDDDIPSHIINKIRQNAIDVIVENLHYATKVAGLRVDFAAEDASRADFDFLVECIRSCSPYIEHFLLCDTVGVLTPEKSYIWVNDLLQSTTGVALGLHYHNDLGLALENTLQSLMAGASLVSGTFCGLGERAGNVAIEQVLNGLRVRFGIEVEGINYDAIAKVTNYIEQLGIRPAPPYSQTAQTHESGIHVNSLFRDPKSYAVFPYNKINVVFGKWSGVSNFQYLFEKQLHNPQPRKQYEQMRSVIKSLAAEQERYFTANEVLELWEDGIFK comes from the coding sequence ATGCAAACCCTTCCGATCAAAATTTTCGATGAAACCCTGCGGGATGGAGAACAACAAGTAGGCATTTTTTTCTCTTATCCAACTAAACAAAAACTTGCCCATCTGATTACTCAAACAGGAGTTGATGGACTTGGCATCATGCCTTGTGTCTGTGAACAAGAAGCAGAGTTAGTTAAATCATTAGTATCAGAGGGATGGGATGGTCTAATTACGGCTGATACGATGATGGGAAAAGAGTACATCGATCATGCGAAGAACTGCGGAGTTAAGCGCATCATTCTGTTCCATGCCGTTTCTGATCGACTGCTGTTTTTGCGAGATCCCCAAATTCGCCTCATGAGCGAATACCAAGGCAAAACCATTGATGACGATATCCCATCCCACATCATCAATAAAATTCGTCAAAATGCTATTGATGTCATTGTAGAAAATCTGCACTATGCGACAAAAGTCGCTGGACTCAGAGTTGATTTTGCGGCAGAGGATGCTTCTAGAGCCGATTTTGACTTTTTAGTAGAATGTATTCGCTCATGCAGTCCTTATATCGAACACTTCCTACTGTGTGATACCGTGGGGGTTCTCACTCCAGAAAAGAGCTATATCTGGGTTAACGACTTGTTGCAATCCACTACAGGGGTAGCATTGGGGTTACATTACCACAACGATCTGGGATTGGCTCTGGAAAATACTCTTCAGTCTCTCATGGCTGGCGCAAGTTTAGTTTCGGGGACATTTTGTGGTTTGGGGGAAAGAGCCGGAAATGTCGCCATTGAGCAGGTGTTAAATGGTTTGCGAGTCCGTTTTGGAATTGAAGTCGAGGGGATTAACTATGATGCGATCGCTAAAGTAACTAATTACATTGAGCAACTAGGGATTCGTCCCGCACCCCCTTACTCTCAAACGGCACAAACCCACGAATCAGGTATCCATGTCAATTCTTTGTTTCGTGACCCCAAGAGCTATGCAGTATTTCCTTATAACAAGATAAATGTTGTATTTGGCAAATGGAGTGGAGTCAGTAATTTTCAATATCTATTTGAAAAGCAACTGCATAATCCTCAACCCAGAAAGCAGTACGAGCAAATGCGTTCCGTAATCAAATCTCTTGCGGCTGAACAAGAACGCTACTTTACAGCTAACGAAGTCTTAGAACTATGGGAAGATGGTATCTTTAAATAA